The Polaribacter sp. HaHaR_3_91 genomic sequence GGGTATAGAAATGTTGCGCTTTGTAATTTTATAAAATCTTTTGGAAACATTAAAAATGACGTAGATGTAGTCTTAGACTTTTACTTTCACATGTGTTCTTTAGAAATGACCTGTAAAGAGCTTTCAAAAATATTTTTATATCTAACGATTGATAATTTTACAACACAAAAAGGAGAAAAAGTAATTACAGAAAGTCAAACAAAAAGAATTAACGCCATTATGCTTACTTGTGGTTTTTATGATGAATCTGGTGAGTTTGCTTTTCGTGTTGGATTACCTGGTAAAAGTGGTGTTGGAGGCGGAATTGTTGCTATTCACCCAGATAAATACTGCATTGCTGTTTGGAGTCCGAAGTTAAACATCAAAGGAAATTCTTATAAAGGAATGTTGTTTTTAGAAAAATTCACTTCAAAAACTACTTCTTCTATTTTTTAGAAAACAGACAAATAACAGCGCAATAAAAACTCAAAATATATTCAATAATTACATTGGATATGTGAATAAAAAAGAGGAACTTTCTTGTCCTTTCAATAAGGATGAGATGGAACAAAATAAACACAATTTTTCTTCTTTTGAAGAATACCCTACAACAGATAAAAGCCTTTGGTTAGAATATTCTAAAGAAAAAACTACTTTTAAAATTTGGTCTCCAACTGCAACTGCCGTAAAACTAAATTTGTACAAAACTGGAAATAATTCTGAAGCATTTACAATTTTAGAGTTAAAGGCTAAAGAAAATGGACTTTGGCTAAAAACGGTAAAAGGAGATTTAAACGGAACTTATTATACGTATCAAATATGTATTGAAGATAATTGGCTAACAGAAACTCCAGGAATTTACGCTAAGGCAGTTGGTGTAAATGGTCAAAGAGCCATGGTTTTAAACTTTGATAAAACAAATCCTAAAAATTGGGAGCAAGATACATATGTGCAATTAAACGCTCCTAATTCGGCTATTATTTACGAACTACATATTCGGAATATTACCATTCAAACAGAAGCTAATTCTTCTTATCCAGGTAAATATTTAGGTTTGATAGAACAGGGAGTAAAGAGTAATCTTGATGTTCCAACAGCCATCGATCACATTAAAAGGCTAGGAATTACACACGTTCATATATTGCCCACATTCGATCAATATTCTATTGATGAAACTCATTTAGAGGTACCACAATTTAACTGGGGATACGACCCTCAAAATTACAATGTTCCAGAAGGCTCTTTTTCTACAAATCCGTTTAAAGCAGAAGTAAGAATTCCGGAATTTAAAAAAATGATACAAGCATTTCATAGTGCCGGAATTGGTGTTATTTTAGATGTTGTGTATAACCATACTGGAATCATTGAAAACTCAAATTTTAATTTAGAAACCCCAAAATATTACTATCGTTTTAACAACGATGGTAGTTATTCTAATGCTTCTGGGTGTGGAAATGAAACATCGTCTGAACGGACAATGACACGAAAATTCATACTTGAATCTGTTAAATATTGGACAGAAGAATATCATTTAGATGGTTTTCGTTTCGATTTAATGGCGATTCATGATGTAGAGACTATGAATCTTATTGCAGATGAAATCACTAAAATAAATCCAAGTGCACTTATTTATGGAGAAGGTTGGACAGGTGGAGATTCACCGTTACCAGAAGAAAAAAGGGCTTTAAAAAAACACATTCCACAAATGCCCAAGATTGCCGCTTTTTCTGACGAAATTAGAGATGCCATAAAAGGAAGCACATTTGATGATAGAAGTACTGGCTTTGTTAGCGGTGCTAAATTTAAAGAAGAATCTCTAAAATGTGGAATTGTAGGTGTTATATCACATCCTCAAGTAAATTACATGTATATAAATCATTCAGATTTTCCTTGGGCACTGCAACCATGGCAAGCTATTAATTACGTTTCTTGCCACGACAATTATACTTTATTCGATAAATTAAAAATATCTAGACCAGACGCTTCTTTAGAAGATATAAAAGCAATGCATAAATTGGCAACTGCTATTGTAATGACTTCTCAAGGAACTCCTTTTTTACATGAAGGTTCAGAAATAATGAGTACCAAAAAAGGAGATCATAACTCATATAAATCTCCAGATAAAATAAATGAAATAGATTGGAATTTAAAAGTGAAAAATGGAGACGTTTTAGCGTATTATAAAAATCTAATTCAATTAAGAAAAAAACATCCTGCATTTAGAATGACGACTGCTAAAGAGGTGCAAGAAAACTTAGAGTTTAAAAAAATAGATCATGGTTTGGTTTCTTATCAACTTAAAAATAATGCCAATAAAGATTCTTGGTCAAAGATATTAGTAATTTTTAATAGAGAAAATAAAACGATAAATTATCAATTAGACCAAACTTATAAAATTGCTGTATTAAAAGATACATTTGATTTTGAAGGAAAACAAGAAGTTAAAAACGATGTATACGTACCTGCAATTTCTATGATGGTTTTGTTTAAAGAATAAATATTTGTTTCATTTTGGCTTTATTCTTTCATAAAAAAACAGAACTTTGCAAGAAGTAAAATCTGTTATTTTTAGAACCTTTAAAATAAAAATGTAAATCATAATGAGCAAAAATCAAATTTATAAAGTTGATAACTTTAATGATTTACTATCTGCTAAGTTTAAAGGAGATATTAACGCAATCTGTTGGAACCGTAATTTAAAAGGTGATTTCTCTGAAATTGTCAATAAAATAATGTTAGATGGAAATATGAGTGAAATTTTCCCTCAGCAACTTTTAGATCTTCAGTTAACTGAACAAGGACAACTTGCGCGAGAAATTCTTTTAAACGACTTTAAAGTATTAAAAGAACACGGTAAAATTCCAACTTTAAATATCATTAAGTATTACGAGAGAGATGATGCATTTCCTTTTTTCCCTACTGACGTGTATTCGTTTCATGTAGATCGCTCTCCAATAACTGCAGATACTTTTCTATGCACGTATCATGGAGCATCAAGTGATATTCTACCCAACGATCAAGGAATACAAAAAATATTAGTTCCAGAAATAAGAAGTAAACTCAAAAAATTATACAACGGACCGGAAGATGGTTTTGAATCGTTTTTAAGCGACTATTTCTTTGATTTACATTATCAAGCGAAGCCAGAAGCACAACCTATTAATTTAGGTATTGGTCATTTATGGAAACTAGCAATAGATCATCCAGAAAGC encodes the following:
- the pulA gene encoding type I pullulanase, with the translated sequence MEQNKHNFSSFEEYPTTDKSLWLEYSKEKTTFKIWSPTATAVKLNLYKTGNNSEAFTILELKAKENGLWLKTVKGDLNGTYYTYQICIEDNWLTETPGIYAKAVGVNGQRAMVLNFDKTNPKNWEQDTYVQLNAPNSAIIYELHIRNITIQTEANSSYPGKYLGLIEQGVKSNLDVPTAIDHIKRLGITHVHILPTFDQYSIDETHLEVPQFNWGYDPQNYNVPEGSFSTNPFKAEVRIPEFKKMIQAFHSAGIGVILDVVYNHTGIIENSNFNLETPKYYYRFNNDGSYSNASGCGNETSSERTMTRKFILESVKYWTEEYHLDGFRFDLMAIHDVETMNLIADEITKINPSALIYGEGWTGGDSPLPEEKRALKKHIPQMPKIAAFSDEIRDAIKGSTFDDRSTGFVSGAKFKEESLKCGIVGVISHPQVNYMYINHSDFPWALQPWQAINYVSCHDNYTLFDKLKISRPDASLEDIKAMHKLATAIVMTSQGTPFLHEGSEIMSTKKGDHNSYKSPDKINEIDWNLKVKNGDVLAYYKNLIQLRKKHPAFRMTTAKEVQENLEFKKIDHGLVSYQLKNNANKDSWSKILVIFNRENKTINYQLDQTYKIAVLKDTFDFEGKQEVKNDVYVPAISMMVLFKE